The Bacteroides sp. AN502(2024) DNA segment CCGACCTTGCAGAAAGCGGAGCTTTCTGTTTCGACAGATATTAGAAATGCTTCTTCTTCCTCTAAAGAAGTCGTTGTGTCCGGAGTGATTCAGCCGGGAAATATATCTTTCTCTAAAAACATTCGGGTGGAAGGGGGAACAACTACCCGACTATCTATAAACAAAGATGACATGGCTCAACTGGTTCTTGAAAAGCCGAAACTTTGGTGGCCGAACGGATATGGTGATCCCAATCTTTATACTTGTAAGCTGACTTGTTCTGTAGATGGAAAAGTATCGGATGTAAAAGAAATGACCTTCGGTATCAAGAAGTATGAGTATAAAATGATTGATAATGTAGTGGGATATCCTGTCTTGACATTCTTTATCAACGGACAGAAAATTTATCTGAAAGGGGGAAACTGGGGAATGAGCGAATATTTGCTTCGTTGCCAGGGCAGAGAGTATGAAACGAAAATCAGACTTCATAAAGAGATGAATTACAATATGATCCGTCTATGGACCGGCTGTGTTACTGATGATGAGTTTTATGATTATTGTGATAAATATGGAATAATGGTATGGAATGATTTCTGGTTATACGTAGCATACAATGACGTAGCTCAACCGGAAGCATTTAAGGCGAATGCCCTTGATAAAGTCAGACGTCTCAGAAACCATCCTTCCATTGCTATCTGGTGTGGAGCTAATGAAACGCATCCGGCACCTGACTTGGATAATTACCTGCGTGAAATGATTGCGAAAGAGGACAATAATGACCGTATGTATAAGTCTTGCTCCAATCAGGACGGGTTGTCCGGAAGTGGTTGGTGGGGAAATCAGCCACCAAGACATCATTTTGAAACTTCAGGTAGTAATCTGGCATTTAATACACCGGCTTATCCTTATGGCATTGATCACGGTTACGGTATGCGTACAGAAATAGGAACTGCCACTTTCCCGACATTTGAAAGTATCAAAGAGTTTATCCCGCAAAAAGACTGGTGGCCTCTGCCTACTGATGAGCAGTTGAAGAATGATGATGATAATGTATGGAATAGACATTTCTTCGGTAAGGAAGCATCTAATGCCAATCCGGTTCATTACAAGCATTCAGTGAACGCACAGTATGGGGAATCATCCGGGCTGGAGGAATTCTGCGAGAAGGCACAAATGCTGAATATCGAAGTGATGAAAGGTATGTATGAGGCTTGGAACGATAAGATGTGGAATGATGCTGCCGGACTTTTGATCTGGATGAGTCATCCGGCTTATCCCTCGTTTGTATGGCAGACTTATGACTATTATTACGATCCTACAGGTGCTTATTGGGGAGCAAAAAAGGCTTGCGAACCTTTACATATTCAATGGAATGCGTCCAATAACAGCATAAAAGTAATAAATACTACTGCAAAGGACTTGAAGGGTGCAATAGCTAAAGCTACCATTTACGATCTGAATGGAAAAGAAGTATCGGTATATGGACAGACAAAACGGGTCAATGTGGCAGCCAGCAACATTGCAGAAGCATTTTCCTTGAACTTTCACCCCCTCGAAATTGCTGGGGAGAAATCAAAAGAGATAGAAGAACTGACTCCGCTTCATTTTATCAAACTCGAACTGACAGATGCCAAAGGTAGTCTAATCTCAGAAAACTTTTATTGGCGGAATGGTGTGAGAGAGCTTGACTATACATTGCTGAATACACTTCCGGAAGCTGTTTTGTCTTGTCGATTGGTCGATAAATCGATGTCTGGCGGAACGATGACGATAGCTGTAAAGAACAATTCCGGGACTGTGGCTTTTGCTAATCGGGTGAGGCTTGTTAATAAGGTTACGCAAAAAAGAATACTTCCAATTATCATGTCCGACAATTATGTGACGTTGATGCCGGGTGAAGAAAAGATTATCACTATGGAAGCGACTCCCGAACTGTTGAAAGGAGGCGTAAGTGTATTGATAAAACAGTATGGGAAAGCAGAGAAGAATAAGCTGGATATAGCAGACTGATTGTTATACGGTTATCTTTATGGTTTGAGCAAAATCAATAAAGCTGTCACTCATAAAGTGAGGCTGACAAGAGTGGAGTAATAATAGAAAAATGAATAGTATGAAACGGTTACTATGTTGGGTTTGTTGTTTCTGTTGGCTGTCTGTGATAGCGTATGGAAGTAAGAAAACATCATCCTTTTATTTGTCAGAGTTGAAATGTGAAAATCTGATTGATCCTTTGGGAATTGATAATGTGACTCCTCACTTTAGTTGGAAATTGAAGGGAGACGACTGGAAAGGCGGGCAAACTTATTATGAAATACAGGTCGCTTCGGACAGTATTCTGTTGATACAGGATAAGGCAGATTTGTGGAACACCGGAAAAATTAAATCCGATGCTTCTGTGATGGTACCTTATCAGGGGAAGGCTTTAACTTCCCGTTCTTTGTGTTATTGGCGGGTACGTGTCTGGGATGCTAAAAAACAAGTCTCATCATGGAGTCCTGTTGCCCGTTTGGGAGTTGGCATCTTGGATCAGTCACAGATGCAGGGAGAATATATAGGGGCTTCTGTTGAAGGGGGCAAGATTTGTGCTCCTATTCTTCGCAAAAAAGTA contains these protein-coding regions:
- a CDS encoding glycoside hydrolase family 2 TIM barrel-domain containing protein codes for the protein MINRLGLFIVLVIFILIQTGCAGQSSRMSLNSSNPQVIWEVKPQADLENITGEQISTPEFEMSGYVKGVVPGTVFTAYVEAGIVPDPNYADNIYKVDETFYNRPFWYRTEFELPSSYSEGKRVWLHFDNTNRFADFYFNGEKISGTKTSTKDVSGHMLRSKFDVTNLIKKSGKNVIAVLITDPDQKKTRKAKDPYGVACSPSYLAGAGWDWMPYVPGRLAGITGNAYLVITGDVVMEDPWVRSELPTLQKAELSVSTDIRNASSSSKEVVVSGVIQPGNISFSKNIRVEGGTTTRLSINKDDMAQLVLEKPKLWWPNGYGDPNLYTCKLTCSVDGKVSDVKEMTFGIKKYEYKMIDNVVGYPVLTFFINGQKIYLKGGNWGMSEYLLRCQGREYETKIRLHKEMNYNMIRLWTGCVTDDEFYDYCDKYGIMVWNDFWLYVAYNDVAQPEAFKANALDKVRRLRNHPSIAIWCGANETHPAPDLDNYLREMIAKEDNNDRMYKSCSNQDGLSGSGWWGNQPPRHHFETSGSNLAFNTPAYPYGIDHGYGMRTEIGTATFPTFESIKEFIPQKDWWPLPTDEQLKNDDDNVWNRHFFGKEASNANPVHYKHSVNAQYGESSGLEEFCEKAQMLNIEVMKGMYEAWNDKMWNDAAGLLIWMSHPAYPSFVWQTYDYYYDPTGAYWGAKKACEPLHIQWNASNNSIKVINTTAKDLKGAIAKATIYDLNGKEVSVYGQTKRVNVAASNIAEAFSLNFHPLEIAGEKSKEIEELTPLHFIKLELTDAKGSLISENFYWRNGVRELDYTLLNTLPEAVLSCRLVDKSMSGGTMTIAVKNNSGTVAFANRVRLVNKVTQKRILPIIMSDNYVTLMPGEEKIITMEATPELLKGGVSVLIKQYGKAEKNKLDIAD